In Bacteroidales bacterium, the following are encoded in one genomic region:
- a CDS encoding tetratricopeptide repeat protein: protein MRKLIYLLMIVVLLASCTGNRDKGSQNQEGQLPIGVQDTELEMSKEGHSGDLYSPDSTGPQFQSEESFSEVDLADYNRYHGTAEFHYKRGLVLYRIKNFKEGILEFDTVINLAPQMTSAYINRGKGRLEIKDYQNAVLDFEKATEIDKMDSTAYLHLGLAHYHLNNMQSCIEANNELLKLSPKNIAGYFNRGTAYGQLKDYPKAIADFSKAIQIDPNYTEAHFNLGLAYYWTGDKVKACQSWSKAASLRSEKAARVLEKYCR, encoded by the coding sequence ATGAGAAAACTTATTTATCTGCTGATGATCGTAGTATTGTTGGCGTCATGTACCGGAAACCGCGATAAAGGGAGTCAAAATCAGGAGGGACAGCTTCCAATTGGTGTTCAGGATACGGAACTCGAAATGAGTAAGGAAGGTCATTCAGGTGATCTTTATTCCCCAGACTCCACAGGTCCACAGTTTCAGTCTGAAGAATCGTTTTCAGAAGTTGACTTGGCAGACTATAACCGCTACCATGGCACTGCTGAATTTCATTACAAGCGTGGCCTTGTCCTTTACAGGATTAAAAATTTTAAAGAAGGTATTCTCGAATTTGATACGGTGATCAATCTGGCGCCGCAAATGACTTCAGCTTACATCAACCGTGGCAAGGGGCGCCTCGAAATCAAAGATTACCAGAATGCAGTGCTGGATTTTGAGAAAGCAACTGAAATTGATAAAATGGATTCAACAGCCTATCTCCACTTAGGCCTGGCTCATTATCACCTGAACAACATGCAAAGTTGCATTGAAGCCAATAATGAACTGCTAAAACTCTCTCCTAAAAATATTGCCGGTTATTTTAATCGTGGTACAGCATACGGGCAGTTAAAAGACTATCCGAAAGCCATCGCCGATTTCTCTAAAGCCATTCAGATTGATCCCAACTATACAGAGGCGCATTTTAACCTCGGTCTGGCTTATTATTGGACAGGGGATAAGGTAAAAGCATGTCAAAGCTGGAGCAAAGCTGCAAGTCTAAGATCTGAAAAAGCCGCGCGGGTATTGGAGAAATATTGCCGGTAA